The region ACCGCATCCTCAGCACTTAGGATTGTTTCGAACAAGCCACCATTTGCATCAAAACAGGCAGCATAAAGAATAGTTTCTTCCATCCCTAAAAATTCACTGACTTTTTTTTCTAGTGTCTTATGAATTGTTTGCGTACCACAAATGAATCTGACTGAGGCGAGCCCATACCCCCAATGATCATAACTATCTTTGGCTGCTTGGATAATTCTTTTGTCATTGGCTAACCCTAAATAATTGTTGGCACACATATTGGTTACATGCTGGCCATCCTCAAGCGAAATATGATTTGCTTGATTTGAGTTAATGTTCCTTTCACTTTTCCAAAGACCTGCCGACTTTATTTCCTCTAAATCACTAGCTAGACTTTCTCTTACTTTCTCAAAACTCATTTGATTCCTTTAATTTAATTAATCCAATCAAGAATAACTTTTCCAGATTGTCCTGACCTCATAACATCAAAACCTTCTTGAAAATCTTTATATGAAAAACGATGCGTAATTATTTTTTCAAGAGGTAACCCAGATTGAACCATCATTGAACCCTTGTACCAGGTTTCGAATATTTCCCTGCCATAAATTCCTTTGATTGTAAGGCCTTTAAAAACCACCATATCCCAATCAATACCTGATCCAGGTGGCATTATTGCAAGCATAGCGATATGCCCACCATTAATCATTAACTCTAGCATCCCACTAAATGCAATTGGCGATCCTGACATTTCAAGACCAACATCAAAACCCTCATAGATTCCAACAGATTCCATTAGTTTCTTATCAATTTTTTGCATGGTTACATTTATTGTGATGACGCTTGGCAGGATTTTTTTTACAAGTTTTAATCGATATTCATTAAGGTCAGTAATAACAATATTTCTGGCCCCAGCATGTTTAGCAACCATTGCTGCCATGATCCCAATTGGCCCTGCACCCGTTATTAAAACATCCTCTCCAACCATATTAAAGGATAAAGCTGTATGAACAGCATTACCGTAAGGATCGAATACGGATAATAGATCGGTTGGTATATCCCGACTAGGTTTAAAAACTACTTTTGATGGCACTGACAAATACTCTGCGAAAGCACCTGTTCTATTAACACCAACACCAATGGTATTTGGACAGAGGTGGATTCTTCCCCCTAGACAATTCCTGCACCTGCCACAAGTAATATGCCCTTCACCAGAAACAATATCTCCAATTTTTAAATCAGTTACATTCGAACCAAGCTCTACTATCTCACCAGAATACTCATGTCCTGTAGTCATTGGGATAGGTATAGTTTTTTTTGCCCATTCATCCCAGTTGTATATGTGGATATCTGTTCCGCATATAGCAGTCTTGTGTATTTTAATTAATACATCATTGTTGCCAAGATCTGGCTCAGAAACATCCTCTAACCAAATACCCTCTTTGGCCTGACTTTTAACTAATGCCTTCATGTAACTCCATTTAAAAATTTAAACCTAATTATATGACAAATAAGCTATGTACAAAAAATATGTTTGGTTTTCTCTACTATTTAATCAGTATTTAATGACAGCTTTTACAAATGATTGTTCAAGATTTTTATTGTAAATAAAAAGCTAGAATTAATAAAAAAATCGGTATAAAGTATAAATGTAATTAATATATATATAGGTTCCAGTAAAAAAAAGTTTTTATGTAATTTTTTAATCAATTTTCGGAGGTGTTTTATGGATATAAAGCAGTTGAAAAGTAGACATAAAGAGTTAGATGAAATCATCGAATTAAGCTTCAAAAATTATGTGCCTGATCTAAAGATAAGAAAATTTAAGAAAGAAAAGTTAAGAATTAAAGAGCAACTAGAAAAAAATTAAATCTTAACCTACAAAATTCTAGGTATTCAAAAAAGTAAGTATAAATTTTTACGTTCATTAATTTTTTAAATTTATCAACTTATCTTTTTTTTATATAAAAAATATAAATAGACACTTTTTTAATGTAATTTTTTAAAATATATAACCCAAAATATCTAAAATATCCAAAATATTCAAAAATGTATGAAAAAATAATTGAAGAGCATTTTA is a window of Methylophilales bacterium DNA encoding:
- the tdh gene encoding L-threonine 3-dehydrogenase, which codes for MKALVKSQAKEGIWLEDVSEPDLGNNDVLIKIHKTAICGTDIHIYNWDEWAKKTIPIPMTTGHEYSGEIVELGSNVTDLKIGDIVSGEGHITCGRCRNCLGGRIHLCPNTIGVGVNRTGAFAEYLSVPSKVVFKPSRDIPTDLLSVFDPYGNAVHTALSFNMVGEDVLITGAGPIGIMAAMVAKHAGARNIVITDLNEYRLKLVKKILPSVITINVTMQKIDKKLMESVGIYEGFDVGLEMSGSPIAFSGMLELMINGGHIAMLAIMPPGSGIDWDMVVFKGLTIKGIYGREIFETWYKGSMMVQSGLPLEKIITHRFSYKDFQEGFDVMRSGQSGKVILDWIN